One Kaistella polysaccharea DNA segment encodes these proteins:
- the purH gene encoding bifunctional phosphoribosylaminoimidazolecarboxamide formyltransferase/IMP cyclohydrolase → MSKKRALISVSDKSGLIDFAKFLEANNYELISTGGTFKHLKDAGLNPIQIDEVTDFPEMLDGRVKTLHPKVHGGLLAVRSNEQHMNTVTEHEIILIDMVVVNLYPFFAHANTDISLDEKVEFIDIGGPSMLRSGAKNFQSVAVITNVEDYEIVQQEMEQNGETTLQTRKKLAGKVFNLTSAYDAAIAQMLLDEEYPQYLNASYQKVSDLRYGENPHQSAAYYVSTTENGAMKDFEILGGKELSFNNLRDMDLCWKVVNEFQNEMACCAVKHSTPCGVAIGTTAVETYTKTFECDPVSIFGGIIGMNFTVDVATAEELSKTFLEIVMAPDFDEAALEVLRNKKNLRIIKIKNQVSDHQTWVKIDGGMLVQANDNQFSDDIKTVTTCQPTADQEKALLFAQRVVKYVKSNAIVVSNGVQALGIGGGQVNRIWATQHAVERAKEKFGGELVLASDAFFPFRDVVDFCAKEGIKAIIQPGGSMRDEDSIQAADEYGIPMMLTGMRHFLH, encoded by the coding sequence ATGTCAAAAAAAAGAGCGCTTATCTCTGTTTCCGATAAATCTGGACTCATTGATTTTGCAAAATTTTTAGAAGCCAACAATTACGAATTAATTTCTACGGGCGGAACTTTTAAACATTTAAAAGATGCTGGATTAAATCCGATTCAAATTGATGAAGTCACCGATTTTCCCGAAATGTTAGATGGTCGCGTGAAAACACTGCATCCAAAAGTACACGGAGGTTTACTGGCCGTTCGGTCCAACGAGCAACATATGAATACGGTCACAGAGCACGAAATTATTTTAATTGATATGGTCGTGGTTAATCTTTATCCATTCTTCGCACATGCAAATACCGACATTTCATTAGATGAAAAAGTAGAATTTATAGACATTGGTGGACCTTCTATGTTACGTTCTGGCGCGAAAAACTTTCAGTCAGTTGCAGTCATAACAAATGTGGAGGACTATGAAATCGTTCAACAGGAAATGGAACAAAATGGCGAAACTACTTTGCAAACCAGAAAAAAATTAGCCGGAAAAGTTTTCAATCTTACTTCGGCATATGATGCTGCAATTGCACAGATGCTTTTAGATGAAGAATATCCACAATATTTAAACGCCTCTTACCAGAAGGTTTCTGATCTGCGATATGGTGAAAATCCGCATCAAAGTGCCGCCTATTATGTTTCAACCACCGAAAATGGTGCGATGAAAGATTTCGAGATTTTAGGAGGAAAGGAATTATCTTTTAACAATCTGCGTGATATGGATTTATGCTGGAAGGTTGTTAACGAGTTCCAGAACGAAATGGCGTGTTGTGCAGTAAAACATTCTACACCTTGTGGAGTAGCAATTGGCACGACGGCGGTAGAAACCTATACCAAAACATTTGAATGTGATCCGGTTTCTATTTTTGGTGGAATTATCGGCATGAACTTCACTGTTGATGTGGCAACAGCGGAAGAACTCAGCAAAACTTTTCTAGAAATTGTAATGGCACCAGATTTCGATGAAGCTGCTCTGGAAGTTTTAAGAAACAAAAAAAATCTGCGGATTATCAAAATAAAAAATCAAGTTTCGGATCACCAAACTTGGGTTAAGATAGACGGCGGAATGCTTGTTCAAGCCAATGATAATCAGTTTTCTGATGATATTAAAACCGTAACAACGTGTCAACCTACGGCTGACCAGGAAAAAGCATTGCTGTTTGCACAACGCGTCGTGAAATATGTGAAGTCAAATGCGATCGTTGTTTCCAACGGGGTTCAGGCTTTAGGAATTGGCGGGGGTCAGGTGAATAGAATCTGGGCCACTCAACATGCTGTAGAAAGAGCAAAAGAAAAATTTGGCGGTGAATTGGTGTTAGCTTCCGATGCATTTTTTCCGTTCCGTGATGTTGTTGATTTTTGTGCAAAAGAAGGCATTAAAGCTATTATTCAGCCCGGCGGCAGCATGCGTGACGAAGATAGTATTCAGGCAGCCGATGAATATGGAATTCCGATGATGTTAACAGGAATGCGCCATTTTCTGCATTGA
- the purD gene encoding phosphoribosylamine--glycine ligase — translation MKILIVGNGARESAIAMKLKSDRRISKMYFARGNATTDLLGQNVYEDSIEGLRDFAIKERIDLTIVGPEAPLVAGIVDEFKKHNLKIFGPRKRTAELEGSKAFSKKFMQTHNIKTASAVVFEAYQDAIDYVRTKDFPLVIKASGLAGGKGVVIADDLAEAESTIHKFMIERIYGDAGIQLVIEEYLRGFEASIIAFSNGSKLFPCIPVKDYKKAGAGDVGPNTGGMGSVAPSPEFTEEHQRDFEENILKPTLEGLHSYKINFKGFIFFGLMVTDNGTYLLEYNMRLGDPETQVIMALMENNLYDVIMDCLDGNDINLKFSDEKAVCLVMCSGGYPRKIETGFEIRNTEKVTNSQVLFAGAKMRGNKMVTSGGRVLSLVATGATFDEARKKVYDDASIIHYDYEYYREDIGKF, via the coding sequence ATGAAAATATTAATTGTAGGAAACGGCGCCAGAGAATCTGCCATCGCGATGAAGCTAAAAAGCGATCGAAGAATTTCTAAAATGTATTTCGCCAGAGGAAATGCAACCACAGATTTACTGGGGCAAAATGTATATGAAGACAGCATTGAAGGATTACGGGATTTTGCGATTAAAGAAAGAATTGATCTTACCATAGTTGGTCCAGAAGCACCTTTGGTAGCCGGAATCGTAGATGAGTTTAAAAAACACAATCTTAAAATTTTTGGTCCGCGCAAAAGAACAGCAGAATTAGAAGGAAGCAAAGCTTTTTCTAAAAAATTCATGCAAACCCACAACATTAAAACAGCCAGTGCAGTTGTTTTTGAAGCTTATCAGGACGCCATCGATTATGTAAGAACAAAAGATTTCCCTTTGGTAATAAAAGCTAGCGGCTTAGCCGGTGGAAAAGGCGTGGTCATCGCCGATGATTTGGCAGAAGCAGAATCTACCATTCATAAATTTATGATTGAAAGAATTTACGGTGACGCTGGAATTCAGTTGGTAATTGAAGAATATTTGCGAGGTTTCGAGGCTTCCATTATCGCTTTTTCCAACGGTTCAAAACTTTTCCCATGTATTCCTGTAAAGGATTATAAAAAAGCCGGTGCAGGCGATGTCGGTCCAAACACTGGTGGAATGGGAAGCGTGGCACCAAGTCCGGAATTTACGGAAGAGCACCAGCGTGATTTCGAGGAAAATATCTTAAAACCCACTTTAGAAGGTTTGCATTCGTATAAAATTAACTTTAAAGGATTTATATTCTTTGGCTTGATGGTTACTGACAACGGAACTTATCTTCTAGAATACAATATGAGATTGGGAGATCCAGAAACACAAGTGATTATGGCACTTATGGAAAATAATCTCTACGATGTGATCATGGATTGTTTAGATGGAAACGATATTAACCTGAAGTTTAGCGACGAAAAAGCGGTTTGTTTGGTCATGTGTTCCGGTGGTTATCCGCGAAAGATTGAAACAGGTTTCGAAATTAGAAATACAGAAAAAGTGACCAACAGTCAGGTTTTATTTGCCGGTGCTAAAATGCGCGGAAATAAGATGGTGACAAGCGGTGGCCGTGTTTTGAGTTTGGTAGCAACAGGCGCTACATTCGACGAAGCCCGTAAAAAAGTCTACGACGATGCAAGTATCATTCATTACGACTACGAATATTACCGAGAAGATATCGGTAAATTTTAA
- the guaA gene encoding glutamine-hydrolyzing GMP synthase yields MQNGIIILDFGSQYNQLIGRRIRELGVYSEVLPFNTPLQEILDREPSGIILSGGPSSVNVENANTVDKALFEKNIPVLGICYGMQLTTHLLGGKVQKGVKGEYGKAKLQIQKSNRLLSGVGRFSTVWMSHFDEVETVPPGFVVNGTTDVISAISDESKKIYCVQFHPEVSHTEEGSRMIENFVFNVCESPKNWKLTNYIDTTIAHIKETVGDQKVILGLSGGVDSSVTAVLIHRAIGDQLQCIFVDTGLLRKDEGRKVMENYGEHFNLKIDMVDAGERFLSKLEGISDPEEKRKVIGNEFVAVFDEESHKFEGAQFLAQGTIYPDVIESQSVKGPSSVIKSHHNVGGLPEHMKLKLLEPLRELFKDEVRKVGEELGIPHHLVHRHPFPGPGLGIRILGAVDAEKVRILQEADDIFIEELYKNKLYDTVSQAFVVLLPVKSVGVMGDERTYEFTAVVRSANTTDFMTATWSRLPYEFLDTISNRIINEVRGINRVTYDISSKPPATIEWE; encoded by the coding sequence ATGCAAAACGGAATTATCATCCTCGACTTTGGATCCCAATACAATCAATTGATCGGCCGACGAATTCGCGAACTCGGTGTATACTCCGAAGTTCTGCCCTTCAATACACCTTTGCAGGAAATTCTCGATCGCGAACCGTCCGGAATCATTCTTTCTGGCGGACCAAGCTCTGTAAATGTAGAAAATGCCAATACGGTTGATAAAGCTTTGTTTGAGAAGAATATTCCAGTCTTGGGAATTTGTTACGGAATGCAGTTGACCACCCATTTATTGGGAGGAAAAGTACAGAAAGGCGTAAAAGGTGAATATGGCAAAGCAAAATTGCAGATCCAAAAATCCAACAGATTACTTTCAGGTGTGGGAAGATTTTCCACTGTATGGATGAGTCATTTTGATGAAGTAGAAACAGTGCCGCCAGGCTTTGTGGTCAATGGAACAACGGATGTAATTTCCGCGATCTCCGACGAATCTAAAAAAATATATTGCGTACAGTTTCACCCTGAAGTATCTCATACCGAAGAAGGGTCGCGAATGATCGAAAACTTTGTTTTCAACGTTTGCGAATCACCAAAAAACTGGAAACTAACCAATTATATTGATACGACAATTGCACATATTAAAGAAACGGTAGGCGATCAGAAAGTAATTCTCGGACTTTCGGGTGGTGTAGATTCTTCTGTCACAGCAGTTTTAATTCACCGCGCTATTGGCGATCAGCTACAATGTATTTTTGTGGATACCGGACTTTTACGAAAAGACGAAGGCAGAAAAGTCATGGAAAATTATGGGGAACATTTCAATTTAAAAATTGATATGGTAGATGCCGGCGAGCGATTTTTGTCTAAACTTGAAGGAATTTCTGATCCCGAAGAAAAACGCAAAGTGATTGGTAATGAATTTGTCGCTGTATTCGACGAGGAATCTCATAAATTCGAAGGTGCACAATTCCTGGCTCAGGGAACTATTTATCCTGATGTTATCGAAAGTCAATCCGTAAAAGGTCCTTCTTCTGTTATCAAATCGCATCATAATGTAGGCGGACTTCCCGAGCATATGAAACTGAAATTGTTGGAACCTTTGCGGGAGCTTTTTAAAGATGAGGTTCGCAAAGTAGGCGAGGAGTTAGGCATTCCCCATCATTTGGTCCACCGTCATCCTTTCCCGGGTCCCGGGTTGGGAATAAGAATTTTAGGCGCTGTCGATGCCGAAAAAGTTCGTATTCTTCAGGAAGCGGATGATATTTTTATCGAAGAATTATATAAAAACAAATTATACGATACAGTTTCGCAGGCTTTTGTAGTGCTACTTCCTGTAAAATCTGTAGGTGTGATGGGCGATGAAAGAACTTACGAATTTACCGCTGTGGTTCGTTCCGCAAATACAACCGATTTTATGACGGCAACATGGAGCAGACTTCCTTACGAATTTTTGGATACCATTTCAAACCGGATTATTAACGAAGTTCGAGGTATTAATCGCGTAACTTATGACATTTCAAGCAAACCACCAGCGACAATTGAGTGGGAGTAA
- a CDS encoding DEAD/DEAH box helicase codes for MEKMTFADFELPEKILDVLADSNLFEPTPIQLKTLSPILSGRDVMGIAQTGTGKTLAYLLPVLKSWKYNKSGNPTVLILVPTRELVVQVAGIVESLTQNITTRVIGIYGGKNIKTQKLLFADGCDILVGTPGRVMDLAIDNAISLKEVNKLIIDEFDEMLNLGFKAQLTHIFQMMKEKRQNILFSATMTEAVDALLYEYFSGPVEISLAKSGTPLEKIEQIGYKVENFNTKINLLQNLLETSTDFSKVLIFCNNKKHADYLFTKIDELFPDQFDVIHSNKSQNYRLNAMRSFEAQKVRGLITTDIMARGLDISDITHVINFEIPEVPEQYIHRIGRTGRADKNGIAVSFITKKEEDLLLDIELLMDKAVTVKDFPMEVKVNPVKIASEKDEIVMKNAHTVKLEEGGGAFHEKKDKNKKENWGGPHARKLPKKVGANRAHEKAKSKAKKKK; via the coding sequence ATGGAAAAAATGACTTTTGCCGATTTCGAACTTCCGGAAAAAATTCTTGATGTTTTAGCAGATTCTAATTTATTTGAACCGACACCGATTCAATTGAAAACATTGAGCCCAATTCTTTCAGGTCGCGATGTAATGGGAATTGCTCAAACCGGGACCGGAAAAACTTTGGCCTATCTTCTTCCAGTTTTGAAATCATGGAAATATAATAAAAGTGGAAATCCAACTGTTCTGATTCTTGTTCCAACGCGTGAATTAGTTGTTCAAGTTGCTGGTATTGTGGAGAGTTTAACGCAAAATATTACCACGCGCGTGATCGGAATTTATGGTGGAAAAAACATTAAAACTCAAAAATTACTTTTTGCTGACGGTTGCGATATTTTGGTCGGAACTCCGGGTAGAGTCATGGATTTGGCAATTGATAATGCAATTTCCTTAAAGGAAGTGAACAAATTAATCATCGATGAATTTGATGAAATGCTGAATTTAGGTTTCAAAGCGCAGTTGACTCATATTTTTCAAATGATGAAAGAAAAAAGACAAAATATTCTTTTCTCTGCAACCATGACCGAAGCAGTTGATGCTTTGCTTTATGAATATTTTTCCGGTCCTGTCGAAATTTCTCTGGCCAAATCGGGAACACCATTAGAAAAAATTGAGCAAATTGGGTATAAGGTTGAAAATTTTAATACCAAAATAAATTTACTGCAAAATCTTTTAGAAACCAGTACTGATTTTTCCAAGGTTCTTATCTTTTGTAATAATAAAAAACATGCGGATTATCTTTTCACCAAAATTGATGAATTATTTCCCGATCAGTTTGACGTCATCCATTCTAATAAATCTCAGAATTACCGTTTGAATGCCATGAGAAGCTTCGAAGCTCAGAAAGTTCGAGGCTTAATTACAACCGATATTATGGCGCGAGGTTTAGATATTTCTGATATTACCCACGTAATTAATTTCGAAATTCCAGAAGTTCCGGAACAGTATATTCACAGAATCGGTCGAACGGGGCGTGCGGATAAAAACGGTATTGCCGTTTCTTTCATTACAAAAAAAGAAGAAGATTTGTTGTTGGATATCGAACTTTTGATGGACAAAGCGGTGACGGTTAAAGATTTCCCGATGGAGGTGAAAGTTAATCCTGTCAAAATTGCTTCAGAGAAAGATGAAATCGTGATGAAAAATGCCCACACCGTGAAATTAGAAGAAGGTGGTGGTGCTTTCCACGAGAAAAAAGACAAGAACAAAAAAGAAAACTGGGGTGGTCCACATGCCCGAAAACTTCCTAAAAAAGTAGGAGCAAACCGAGCGCACGAAAAAGCAAAATCTAAAGCCAAGAAAAAAAAGTAG
- a CDS encoding hemerythrin domain-containing protein: MKRHEALVQLSRDHHFGLLLGWKLKEGLKREVSVERMEKYIKLFYLHNLKPHFNEEEETIFKVLGEDHPMIKEAISQHRTFQKMIEDGFTTPDQIETFRALLELHIRTEERQIFPEIEKQATNEQLQNLLEQHYPELKEPEYDDIFWK, translated from the coding sequence ATGAAAAGACACGAAGCATTAGTACAACTCAGTCGCGATCACCATTTTGGATTATTGCTCGGTTGGAAACTAAAAGAAGGTTTAAAGAGAGAAGTCTCCGTAGAAAGAATGGAAAAGTATATCAAACTCTTTTACCTTCACAATCTGAAACCACATTTTAATGAAGAAGAGGAAACCATATTTAAAGTTTTGGGAGAAGATCATCCTATGATCAAAGAAGCCATTTCGCAACACCGAACTTTTCAGAAAATGATTGAAGACGGATTTACTACGCCAGATCAAATTGAAACGTTTCGGGCATTACTTGAACTTCATATCCGCACGGAAGAAAGACAGATTTTTCCCGAAATAGAAAAACAGGCTACTAATGAACAGTTACAAAATCTGCTTGAACAGCATTATCCGGAATTAAAAGAACCGGAATATGACGATATTTTCTGGAAATAA
- a CDS encoding SGNH/GDSL hydrolase family protein, with protein sequence MKKILLLFFTVFWLQSITAQNKPAFWQEIENFKELDKVNPTPKNAILLLGSSSFTMWKDVQAYFPEKTIVNRGFGGSSLNDLNFYSAELLEPYSPMQILIYCGENDFAENESLQPREVFNRFKDLYAEIRKYYPEIPVDYISIKLSPSRESLWPQFITTNALIKRFMKRKKNADYIDITHGMKDEMGTIRTDLFLEDMLHMKPNGYKIWAKEMRPYLK encoded by the coding sequence ATGAAAAAAATTCTGCTCCTGTTTTTTACGGTTTTCTGGTTGCAGAGTATTACGGCGCAAAATAAACCCGCTTTCTGGCAAGAAATTGAAAATTTTAAAGAACTTGACAAAGTAAATCCAACGCCGAAAAATGCCATATTGCTCCTGGGAAGTTCATCATTTACCATGTGGAAAGATGTTCAAGCTTATTTTCCCGAAAAGACGATTGTAAACCGCGGCTTTGGTGGCTCAAGTCTTAATGATTTGAATTTTTATTCTGCGGAACTTTTAGAACCTTATTCACCAATGCAAATCCTTATTTATTGTGGTGAAAATGATTTTGCCGAAAATGAATCCCTGCAACCGCGAGAAGTATTTAATCGCTTCAAAGATTTATATGCTGAAATTAGAAAGTACTATCCGGAGATTCCTGTAGATTACATATCTATTAAATTATCACCCAGCCGGGAAAGTCTGTGGCCTCAATTTATCACAACAAATGCTTTAATTAAAAGATTTATGAAGCGTAAAAAAAATGCAGATTACATCGACATTACTCACGGAATGAAGGATGAAATGGGCACTATTCGAACAGATTTATTCTTAGAAGATATGCTGCACATGAAACCGAACGGTTATAAAATCTGGGCAAAAGAGATGCGTCCTTATCTAAAGTAA